AGAACGATCGGCGCATGTTCCATGGCGGATTGCTATTATGATGGCGGGTTTGCCAGGCGCACGCAATGAAAGGTTCACCACAGAAGATACCGATGTGCTTGTCAGAGCAGTCAAAGAACGCGAGTTGGCTTTATATGGGGATGGGAGAAACCCACCCAAAATTGCTTCCGTGAAAGCGGCTTGGGAGGAAATCGCCGTAATTGTTTCAGCAGCTGGACAAAATAGGACATCTCTCCATTGCCGTAAGCGATACAACGACGTCAGGAGAAGAGGCAAGGCCAAGCTTGCGGCCAACTTGAAAGCACGTCAAAAGACTGGAGGAGGATCTGGCAGTTACCAGGACCTCACGCCAGCAGAGGATATCGCTGCGTCAACACTGACCGCTGAAAGTGTTGAGGGTTTTGGGGGCTTAGAGGTCGGCACCCAACCCGATGCACCAGCTGTCCAACCCGAaggtacataaataaagttcacataAATAGAGATGTCTCgtgaaaatctttttaatcatttttgacatttaataaatgtaacacagccataaaataaatcaaaacaatgtcacGTAGCTTCTCAGGAAGAAGACCCTGGCCTCGGGACCAGTGCGCACGGGGCAGCTGAGGGAGCCGCGCGGCGCCCTCAAGCAAGACgccgtggcagcagcagcagcatgagacCGCAGGACCACCCgttcctgcagctccagcaaaCCGGGTTCGACATGCTTAGTCAACTCCTGCTTAGTTCTTTCCTGGCTGTCAGGTGTAACGGGGAATTTGATGTATTCCCCAGCATGTTGGACTAGACCTGACGTAACTGCATGTATAGCCGAACTTACTGCCGATTGTGAAATGCGTCCAATACAACTAAGGGGATGCTGGAACGACCCAGATGCATAGAAATGCAGTGCCGCTGTAATTTTCACTGCAACGGGGAGGGCATAGGGACAGCGTGCATCAGTCCCCAGCTCATCTGCCAGGAGATGACAGATGTCGGTGACAGCCTGACGGGTCAGGCGTAGCTTACGCCTGCATTCCTCCTCACTCAGGGAGAGATAGGTGTGTCTGGGCCGGTAGACCCTCTCCCTTTGGCGTCTGATCCTCTGTCCCAAGACGTATTCCATTCCACTGTGCAATAGAAAAATTATGAGTAACCTCAACTTAACTGGTAAGTTGCAGAGTAAGGTTTTAAATGGACTTACAGAAGGTGATTTCGCAGTCTTCAGAATTGTGGTTCCTGATTCTTGACGGACAACCCACTTTGACAGGTGTCCATTCCTTATATACATGTGTCTCTTGCCACTATTGGTCAACCAGGTTAATTTGATCCGTCATTACGCCTGCTACAATTCGCGTGAATAATTTGGGTAAATGTGTACGCTAGATTTAtgcctatttattttatctttatggacaccacaatgattttccttgtgtggtaatattttattttccttgtaattATGTATGGTTTGCAAAAATGGGAACTGCTGTCCGTGTAGATGAGAGAAGCAAAGTGTATGCGCGAGGTGCACAAGCAATCCGTATGCATCGCATGCGCATGTATGCATGCGCCCTTAAAATAGCATCTGAACAACGCGCCACTGACTTTAAACCAGGTATTTCCTGGTCAGTAGCGCAATGGTTTTCAGAAACGGCAAAATACCGTTTGCGCCAGAACACGCCTCCTCCTTCCGCCGAACCGCCCCTTGGGGCGCAAGATCATTCCCTAATTTACCGGCGAGTGGCGCTGGTGGCAAAAGAACGCTCTGCGCCAGTTGTAAACTAGCAACGACACATGCGCCAGTGACTAAGTCACTTGCGCCGGATGCAAGATAGGGCCCTTTGTGTGTTGCCTGGAAGTGGCTGTATAGCAGTATTTAttggaaaaagaagaagacaagaaacGTTTTAGATCTTGGATGTTTAAAACTTTGCATTCAGGTGATTTTAAAGGCAGGGGATTCCAtttgaacaaaagaaaagtgtttgttttagaCCAAAAACACAGATGGCCCCTTTAACCTGCAGCAAACATTAGCTGTGGGGCCCTAATTATTCCCCATCCTCTCCCTGCATTATCGTGCCACCTTCAAGTACTCATTAACTTCAGGGCACATGGCCGACACATAGAAGCTCCATAACATTTCGCCTGGAGCTATAAACTAATCAGTATTTCTGCTATTTATTAAACctcctgttatttatttttgatttaaacacaaaacaacccAATATGAACAGTGTAAGCAAATCAACTGGAGATTAGTTAATATGATCTTGTCAGACTTTTAAAACTAGCTGTGATAAAAGGGCTGATAATAAAGGCTGAAAATGTTCCCTGTGGCCACCTGCATGTCATCTCCTGCAGGTGTAATTATTACTTACTCAGTGGCCCTTGCTCTCCAACACATTGCATGTTGCATGCCTCTCATGTTCTGGCTGTGGACTATGAATGTTGTCACGGTGATCTCACccatggatttgttgacaactGTTGTTAAGCCCTGGGTTCACCATTTTGGCTGTCgcaatcttctttttcttgcaaccagaagtgacaaaaGAGGGTGGAGCCAAGAATGAATGTGAGGTATTTTTTAGCCGACCACAAATGTTACAATGAAACACCTTTGTGAAAGGGTAAACAAAACCATGTtagaaacctgtcaatcacaaggtagccccgccctaaagcatactctgctttatggtctattttactcttaatggatcataatttactaaatgaacatcatgctgtattgaagaagacttgaaactagagattgagaccacaatgtttacaatgtttactgagggaataaatcaagtgagaagtagagtaaaTTCTATACAATCAATTTTACAATTTCCACTCCATTAGCACTTAACTTTCCAGTTTGATTCCTCTCTATATTGTGAAGGTtctttttacagaggggtttgtttatatattgttcatcgcctgatttatacaacattttattcctaaaaacatgtaaatttagttttttttatggctgttgacagtattttctgatttatggagtgatacaaagagatatccctATTTACCTTGGATGTCCCTTAATTACTTTCACATCCTAACTCCTAAACCAATCTGGTTTCAGACTGATCTTCTCTACAACGACTGCTCTTTTAAAATATACCAATGATGTAAAAATCACAGTTGACAACAATATGCTTTCAACAGTAATGTTTATTGATGTGACTAAGGCTTTTGACATGGCTAATCTCCTCCATGACAAACTTGCTGCTTGTGGTCTCCCCAATTTTTTTGCAGTGGTTCAATTCATAACTTAACCACAGACCTCAATGTGTCTCCTATCAAGGCAGTCAGTCAGATTCTATGACCATGTGTGCCTAAAGGTTCTTCTCTGGGACCCCTGTTCTGCCATATATTTAActatatgcagatgataccgTGGTTTATTCTTCCACGCCTGACATCTCAAAATACAGGGTACATTATCGGCTGATTTTGATGCCGctcaaaaatgtgaccataggGTAGGAGTTATGCTTCAGctacagtgtgtctgtgtgtttcatgaAATCTATATTGGTGTTCAGGACTGCCTTGAAAAAGAAATTGGTTCACATCAATGAGTTTAGCCTGATAAATGTCTATATATGCATgcaaacgtaaaaaaaaacataatctaaaCAGTGAATAACTATGTAATATCAATAACCAAAGTATAGAGGATTTGTCTTCATGTTGGAATTACATTAGTGTGTAAATTATTTGTGATGGAAAGGTCACTAGTATTATGTTGTGGTACAGGTGGACCCAAACGCACAGACAGGAGTTTAATTGCAGAAAAGGAGTGTGGTGTGAGTGTGGACTGGAGGAGAAGCGTGACAAGAAGGGTAAGCAGGGAGGTAATGATCTTAGGACATGGGTGAAAGAGGATCACAAAGCACATACATAAGACTAAAGTTAGCCTGTTGCAAGCATCTTCCACAGAGATTGAGACAATGACCTGGCAAGGACTGGGATAGCCAGGAATGATATACTGCATGGCTGATGAGTTGATGTAttgcaggtgtgtggcttggagcaggtgaaaTAGATTGGCAGCAACCAGGGGGCCAGGAGGACTGAGAGAAGAAGCCACGCCCACatcaacagagagagacagatagggGAGCAGGGGACACCAAgacacagtgaaataaaaactggAGCACAGCCACGGCCgtgtttgtctgtttggatgcagaaagtaaaaaataaatgtttacctACCTTCACCAGCGTCTTGGCTAGATGGTGTGCCTAACCAAGACAGCAGTTACTTTTCAAATGTCGCTGGCTTTGTTTGTAAAGATAAGGTAGACTAAATGACTTGACTCCTACAACAGGTGTGAACCACTCCTAATGTTTGTGGAAATTTAAAATACGCCTCTTAAGGACACACTTTTGTAACAgtggttcttgcatgaggccaATTGTTCTTAGGAGGACTTGTTGCCCTGGTCTACCCTTAAGTTCTTAAGGGTGTGTCGGTTACCATCCATGTTTCAGCTAATTTCATGTTGTAATATATAAGCTGTATT
This portion of the Anoplopoma fimbria isolate UVic2021 breed Golden Eagle Sablefish chromosome 17, Afim_UVic_2022, whole genome shotgun sequence genome encodes:
- the LOC129106104 gene encoding uncharacterized protein LOC129106104, encoding MMAGLPGARNERFTTEDTDVLVRAVKERELALYGDGRNPPKIASVKAAWEEIAVIVSAAGQNRTSLHCRKRYNDVRRRGKAKLAANLKARQKTGGGSGSYQDLTPAEDIAASTLTAESVEGFGGLEVGTQPDAPAVQPEASQEEDPGLGTSAHGAAEGAARRPQARRRGSSSSMRPQDHPFLQLQQTGFDMLSQLLLSSFLAVRCNGEFDVFPSMLD